One stretch of Glycine soja cultivar W05 chromosome 7, ASM419377v2, whole genome shotgun sequence DNA includes these proteins:
- the LOC114418097 gene encoding palmitoyl-monogalactosyldiacylglycerol delta-7 desaturase, chloroplastic-like, whose protein sequence is MALLTSQPKKPILHRFTTLHRPLPRLDRTVLGLGSFSHNTLSIKKFNFNPKQTKISLKNNPFTYNLAVTAKANANAAFGEGLEAGEVTLKHRKILLSEVEVKRQRRVFFGRKWNSLDVGTAGIVLAMHLLCLFAPFHFNWPAFRVAVALYIVTGLFGITLSFHRNLSHRSFKLPKWLEYFFAYCGVLALQGNPIDWVSTHRYHHQFCDSERDPHSPTEGFWFSHMSWLFDTSSVIERCGEANNVGDLEKQSFYRFLRSTYLVHPFALGALLYAAGGFPFLVWGMGVRIVWVYHITWFVNSACHVWGNQAWNTRDLSRNNWWVALLAFGEGWHNNHHAFEYSARHGLEWWQLDMTWYVVRFLQAIGLATDVKLPTESHKQKMALNSDPIDT, encoded by the exons ATGGCTCTCCTCACCTCCCAACCTAAAAAACCCATTCTCCATCGCTTCACCACCCTTCACCGCCCACTTCCACGCTTAGATAGAACCGTTCTTGGTCTTGGCTCCTTCTCTCACAATACTCTctccattaaaaaatttaactttaacCCAAAGCAAACCAAAATTTCCCTTAAAAACAACCCCTTTACCTATAATTTGGCAGTGACAGCCAAAGCCAATGCCAATGCTGCATTTGGAGAAGGTTTGGAGGCAGGGGAGGTGACATTGAAACACAGAAAGATTTTGTTGTCTGAGGTTGAGGTGAAGAGACAGAGAAGAGTCTTCTTTGGGAGGAAATGGAACTCTTTGGATGTTGGCACTGCTGGAATTGTGTTGGCCATGCATCTCCTTTGCCTCTTTGCTCCTTTCCATTTCAATTGGCCAGCTTTTAGGGTGGCTGTGGCTCTCTATATTGTCACTGGCCTTTTTGGCATCACTCTTTCTTTCCATAGGAACCTTTCTCACAGGAGTTTCAAGCTTCCCAAATGGCTTGAATACTTCTTTGCCTATTGTGGGGTCCTGGCTCTTCAG GGGAATCCAATTGACTGGGTGAGCACCCATAGATACCATCACCAGTTTTGTGATTCTGAGAGAGATCCTCATAGCCCAACTGAAGGATTCTGGTTCAGCCATATGAGTTGGCTATTTGATACCAGTTCTGTCATAGAAAGG TGTGGAGAAGCCAACAATGTTGGTGATTTAGAGAAACAATCCTTCTATAGATTTCTCCGAAGCACTTACCTTGTTCATCCTTTTGCTTTGGGAGCCCTTCTATATGCAGCAGGAGGATTTCCTTTCCTTGTTTGGGGAATG GGAGTGAGGATTGTTTGGGTTTATCATATAACCTGGTTTGtaaactcagcttgccatgtcTGGGGGAATCAGGCATGGAACACCAGGGACTTGTCCAGAAataattg GTGGGTGGCGTTGCTTGCATTTGGTGAGGGTTGGCACAATAACCACCATGCTTTTGAGTACTCAGCTAGACATGGACTAGAGTGGTGGCAACTAGACATGACTTGGTACGTTGTGAGATTTCTCCAAGCTATTGGATTGGCCACTGACGTCAAGTTACCCACTGAGAGTCACAAGCAGAAAATGGCACTCAATAGTGATCCAATAGACACATGA